One Rosa chinensis cultivar Old Blush chromosome 3, RchiOBHm-V2, whole genome shotgun sequence DNA window includes the following coding sequences:
- the LOC121052390 gene encoding V-type proton ATPase 16 kDa proteolipid subunit-like, whose translation MGAAYWTTKSGVGVASMGVMRQELVMKSIVPVVMAGVLGIYSLIIAVIISIGINPKAKSYYLLDGYAHLSSVLTCGLAGLSTVVIPPSLLRFSTFTVAGALGSSKQSCGIG comes from the coding sequence ATGGGCGCGGCGTACTGGACCACCAAGAGTGGCGTGGGTGTGGCCTCGATGGGAGTGATGCGGCAGGAGCTGGTCATGAAATCGATTGTTCCGGTGGTCATGGCTGGAGTGCTTGGGATCTACAGCCTCATCATAGCTGTGATTATCAGCATCGGGATCAATCCAAAGGCTAAATCTTATTACCTGTTGGATGGATATGCTCACTTGTCCTCTGTCCTTACTTGTGGCCTCGCTGGACTTTCCACCGTCGTCATCCCCCCTTCCCTCCTCCGATTCTCAACCTTCACCGTCGCCGGCGCTCTTGGGAGTTCGAAACAATCTTGCGGAATTGGGTAG